AGGACAATGGGATTGAAAATAGATCATACAGTCTATTTTGAATCGGTTCACACAGAAGTTAGTAATAGCCCAACAAATGCATTCTTTCTAAGTCGTGTAGATCCCCGATCCCTGTTGCACATTCAGGATAACTTTTCTCGTCGTCCCGGTCTGAGGAAAAAGGACAGGTCTAAGCCGTTCTTATACCGTCGTGTGCAATAAAGGAAGGACTGAATAGCCCTACAAGGGAAACTGAAATATCGTTGCGGCGATGAAGGGTGCATTCGGAATCAGAGGAGACCGCCATGAGTCAGGAAAATAGCTCCGGAGTATGGGAAGAGAATTTACGGGATTGGTATGACGCTCTTACCGCCGTCATCGATAAAGAAGGGCCTGAGGCTGCCGCCAAGCTATTGGCTTGGCTCACAGAGCGTGCCGGTGAGGAAGGCATTAAATTACCCTTTCATGCAAACACACCCTACGTGAACACCATCTCTCCCGAGAATGAGCCCGTCTATCCTGGCGACCGAGAGATGGAGCGTCTTATCAAATCTTTGATTCGGTGGAATGCCATGGCGATGGTCGTCCGTGCGAACCGTGAATCTGACGGTATTGGCGGCCATATCTCGACCTACGCTTCTGCTGCCACCTTGTATGAGGTCGGCTTTAACCACTTCTTCCGCAACCGTACCGACGATTACGGCGGCGATCAGATCTTTTTCCAAGGTCACGCTTCGCCGGGTATTTATGCACGCGCTTTCCTTGAAGGCCGTCTGTCCACAACACAGATGGAAAACTTCCGACGTGAATTGCGTCCCGGCGGCGGGTTGTCTTCCTATCCTCATCCTTGGCTTATGCCTGACTTTTGGAGTTTCCCGACAGTGAGCATGGGCTTGGGGCCCATCATGGCGATCTATCAGGCGCGCTTCAATCGTTATCTCGAAAATCGTTCGATCAAAACGACGCCGGGCGGACATGTGTGGGCTTTTCTCGGGGATGGTGAAACGGATGAGCCCGAGACCCTGGGCGCTATTAGCTTGGCTTCGCGGGAGCATCTGGACAACCTTATTTTTGTTATCAACTGTAACTTGCAGCGTTTGGATGGACCTGTACGCGGCAACGGGCACATCATTCAAGAATTAGAGTCGGTCTTCCGTGGCGCAGGATGGAACGTTATCAAGGTCTTGTGGAGCAGCGATTGGAATGAGCTTTTTGCTCAAGACACGGAAAATATTCTGCCCGGCGTGTTGGGCTCCATTGTTGACGGCGCCTATCAAAAATTTAGTGTAGAGTCCGGTTCTTATGTGCGCAAAAAACTGCTTGAAAAGGAGCCGCGTTTAGAGTCTTTCCTCTCAAAAGTTACAGATACGCAATTACGTCAGTTGCGGCGCGGCGGTCACGATCCGCTTAAAGTTTTCGCCGCTTATGAACAAGCCGTAAATCACGCGGGCAGTCCCACCGTTATCCTCGCAAAAACCATCAAAGGCTACGGCATGGGCGAGAGCGGTGAAGGCAAAAATATTACCCACCAACAGAAGAAGCTGAATGAAGATGAGCTTTGGGAATTCCGGGGCCGCTTCGGCATACCCGTTTCTGATGAAGAAATTGCCTTTGCGCCCTTTTATAAACCGGCCGATGATAGTCCCGTGCTCAAGTATTTGCACAAACAACGGGAACGGTTGGGCGGCTATCTGCCCCAGCGCACGGTGACGGCTTCCCCCTTGAAAATGCCCGAATCGAGTTTATTTGATGAGTTTCACAAGGGAGCTGAACGTCCTGCCTCGTCGACTATGGCTTTTGTGCGCATCTTGATGAAGCTGCTGCGCGATCCTGTGATCGGAAAGAAGATTGTGCCTATCGTCCCGGATGAGGCGCGCACCTTCGGCATGGATGGACTTTTCCGTCAAATCGGAATCTACTCCTCCTTGGGTCAACAATACGAACCGGTAGACTCAGAAAACCTGCTCTATTATCGGGAAGCGACAGATGGTCAAATATTGGAAGAGGGGATTACGGAAGCCGGCGCCATGTCATCCTTTTTGGCTGCGGGAACTGCCTACGCCACCCACGGCGTCACCATGATTCCCTTCTTCGTTTATTATTCTATGTTCGGTATGCAGCGCATCGGTGATCTGATCTGGGCAGGCGGCGATATGCGTGCTAAAGGCTTTCTCATCGGCGGTACTGCAGGACGCACAACGCTGGCAGGTGAAGGTTTACAGCATCAAGACGGACAGAGCCACCTCTTAGCCATGCCTGTGCCCAACCTCCATACCTACGATCCTGCCTTTGCCTATGAATTGGCTGTCATTATTGAAGAGGGACTGCATCGGATGTATGAAAAAGAGGAAGATTGTTTCTATTACATTACGGTGTACAATGAATCCTATCCCATGCCTGCGCCGCCGGATGATCCTAAACTCAAAGAGGGTATCCTGAAGGGTCTCTATCGGTTCCGAGAATGTCCCGCAGTTTGGAAATCCAAGGCAAAACATAAGGCAGCGCTTCTTGGCAGCGGTCCCATACTGAACGAAGTATTGAAGGCGCAAGACTTTCTTGGTGAAAATTATCATGTAGATGCCTCGGTTTGGAGTGTGCCCAGCTATAAGGCCCTGCGTTATGACGGCATGCACTGTGACCGGTATAACATGCTCCATCCTGATAAGCCCGATAAAATCCCCTATGTGACCCAATGTTTAGGCGAGGAAGAAGGGGTCATTGTAGCCGCCTCTGATTATGTTAAAATGATTCCCGACAGTATCGCACGGTGGATACCTAATGGACTGACCAGCCTCGGAACCGATGGCTACGGAAGAAGCGAATGCCGGGAGACGCTGCGTTCCTTTTTCGAAGTAGATTATCGT
This portion of the Candidatus Hydrogenedentota bacterium genome encodes:
- the aceE gene encoding pyruvate dehydrogenase (acetyl-transferring), homodimeric type, producing the protein MSQENSSGVWEENLRDWYDALTAVIDKEGPEAAAKLLAWLTERAGEEGIKLPFHANTPYVNTISPENEPVYPGDREMERLIKSLIRWNAMAMVVRANRESDGIGGHISTYASAATLYEVGFNHFFRNRTDDYGGDQIFFQGHASPGIYARAFLEGRLSTTQMENFRRELRPGGGLSSYPHPWLMPDFWSFPTVSMGLGPIMAIYQARFNRYLENRSIKTTPGGHVWAFLGDGETDEPETLGAISLASREHLDNLIFVINCNLQRLDGPVRGNGHIIQELESVFRGAGWNVIKVLWSSDWNELFAQDTENILPGVLGSIVDGAYQKFSVESGSYVRKKLLEKEPRLESFLSKVTDTQLRQLRRGGHDPLKVFAAYEQAVNHAGSPTVILAKTIKGYGMGESGEGKNITHQQKKLNEDELWEFRGRFGIPVSDEEIAFAPFYKPADDSPVLKYLHKQRERLGGYLPQRTVTASPLKMPESSLFDEFHKGAERPASSTMAFVRILMKLLRDPVIGKKIVPIVPDEARTFGMDGLFRQIGIYSSLGQQYEPVDSENLLYYREATDGQILEEGITEAGAMSSFLAAGTAYATHGVTMIPFFVYYSMFGMQRIGDLIWAGGDMRAKGFLIGGTAGRTTLAGEGLQHQDGQSHLLAMPVPNLHTYDPAFAYELAVIIEEGLHRMYEKEEDCFYYITVYNESYPMPAPPDDPKLKEGILKGLYRFRECPAVWKSKAKHKAALLGSGPILNEVLKAQDFLGENYHVDASVWSVPSYKALRYDGMHCDRYNMLHPDKPDKIPYVTQCLGEEEGVIVAASDYVKMIPDSIARWIPNGLTSLGTDGYGRSECRETLRSFFEVDYRYISIAVLSGLVQRGELESDEVRKAMTMLGIPADKDDPLLS